In Labeo rohita strain BAU-BD-2019 chromosome 16, IGBB_LRoh.1.0, whole genome shotgun sequence, one DNA window encodes the following:
- the LOC127178836 gene encoding ly6/PLAUR domain-containing protein 8-like, which translates to MKLFITLVLSALSFSTVHALRCHHCKYKYNSSEECKQNLTKCPLQCGSVTIYNNGKTLDNSKKNCTDPALCVTDGIHFGQSETLFNPQCCDTDLCNTEEAPALPRFSIGMTCYSCNILDRDCSKTVTCSDDQNKCFSITEKITGIKTKGCGNDIICENNILNTLGSVAGAQTTCCAGILCNSGQCLKQSLFLLLVPLLAVFSF; encoded by the exons CCACAG TGCATGCACTGAGATGTCACCattgcaaatacaaatacaattcATCTGAAGAATGCAAACAGAATCTTACAAAATGTCCTCTTCAGTGTGGCTCCGTCACCATATACAACA ATGGCAAAACATTAGATAACAGTAAGAAGAACTGCACAGATCCTGCCTTGTGTGTTACTGACGGCATACATTTTGGACAAAGCGAAACATTGTTTAATCCCCAGTGCTGTGATACTGACCTCTGCAACACTGAAGAGGCACCAG CATTGCCACGATTTTCCATTGGGATGACGTGTTACTCTTGTAACATACTTGATAGAGACTGCTCAAAAACTGTGACTTGTTCAGATGACCAGAACAAGTGCTTCAGTATAACAG aaaaaataaCTGGCATAAAAACTAAAGGTTGTGGGAACGACATTATCTGTGAGAACAACATATTAAATACTCTGGGGTCTGTAGCTGGAGCTCAGACGACATGCTGTGCGGGAATTCTGTGTAACAGTGGTCAGTGCTTGAAACAGAGTCTCTTCCTGCTGCTGGTGCCACTTCTtgctgttttttccttctga